The nucleotide window GATAAGGTTACAAAGTGGAAGAGGAGGGCACGTGACAAACAAGCTATGAATTTGGATGCTTGCACAAACATGAGCATAGAACAAGTCTCCCAAGTGAGTCCTTTCTGTTTCCAAGAAAAGCAAATGGCTGCTGGATGAGGATGAGCAGTTTACTAATATATTGGTAACGGCTGGTTTCTAGCCCTGCCAACATCATTGAGTCTATTAGTATGGAACTATCGAGGGCTTGGAAACCTTTGGACAGTCAGACTGCTTAGTCCTTTGACTAAGAAAAAGTGCCCCAATATGGTGTTCCTGGTGGAAACCAAATGCTCCAAGACTCATATGGAAGAAGTGAGGAGGATATCaataggggtgtaatcggttcaatctggttttggacaaagtttaggaccgaaccggtatgtattagttttacattttcaaaaatcgatTATGGACCGGGTGCTCCCTAAATTGGTACTTCTGATTTtaccggtttggtccggtttttcaattttaatcatttgccataaatatatatatatatatatctgccatAAGACAAATGCTCTCATGTAAAAAATTTGCAGCCATAAAAAATGTGCTgtaaaaaaatctgctataacaataaaattgctataaaaatataaaatctgataaaaaagAATCTGTAACAACAATATAAAACCTAAATCAGAAGCTCATTAAAGTTTCTACAATATGCAGTTATGCACATATTGATACCAgttcacacaaaaaaaaaaaaggataaaccaaaattgactttttttttataagtgttcaGTAGACaccaaataaattgatataaaggAATCTCAAATACAAGAATTGCATTGACAAGCCAAAAGGGCAAAGTACTTGCCTCTGGTTACATAGCACAAGAGAAAAAGCTTCTAGGTTCCTTATCTCAATACACAAAATAAACAcagaataaagaataataaagaaagaaaggtcATCAATGCAATAACAGAAAACTGAGAATACACACATGCAAGAAAGATCATAAAGAATGCATACATAGAGAATACACTTAGAATACACAcataaagaaattcaaataGAGAATACATACAATGCAAGAAAACATTGTAATGATTCAAGAAAACACATAACACACAAGAAAACCAAACCAGTAGAATCACTGATTGACATCCATTCAACCCAAAAAAATTTGTCAGGTTCAAATCTACTAATAGATATAtatgaacaaacaaacaaattacccacaaaaacaaaaaggaaagaaatcaaGTTATTTTTAGCTAGATGGGGAACTGTACATGTTCATCCTCGATGAGGAGccatacaacatatataaaccctaaatcttaaaatataaaatataaaattatacattccacaattataaaatacaaatttagCTTGATGGAGAGCTAtacaacaaaattataaaatataaaccccAATCAGATTTCGAATTCTGTGAAAAACCCTAAATCGTAAATTCAAtaaaaaccctaaataaaattaatcatttagcaatgaattgaaatattgtaatgattcatgaagtaaatgtaagattttgaaaattaaaaagcatatatatgttCACATACCAGTTAGCTCTCCGAGAGAGGGGAAAACAATATTTGTAATTCTGCAGCCTCGGGAACAACTGGATGTGGAGGAGAACAGAACGGACCAACAGTGTCGACGGTGATGGGTTGTTGACGGTGATTCAGTATAATGATCTTTTTGTATTAAATGCTGCTCTTGACAATGTGAACTCAACGTACTTTAAATATATTGGAGTTCATATACCTATATCTATATctcaccaaattataaaaaatgtttggataaAAGAATTGTAGAAAACCTTGATCTGCTTGATTAAATATTCCCTTTCATTATGGATATGTGaatggatttaaaataaaaataaaatttttttgccaAGGCTTACAAGATTTTTTCAGTGGAGTCCCATAACTTTTGAGGAGGAGACCAAGTTGGTGAATTTTGGGATGGATTTTTCTAACTAGGGGGGGTGCTTTGAGTCTTTTTACTTGCAATTAAGCTATTaagacaaatataaaatttaatttagctCTTCCggtcaatttaaaatttttagataaatgtTAATTTCACACGAGCCGTTGTGGAGGATACAACCACTCGGAAAGATTAAAAAGCAGTTGATTTTCTTGGAATATGACAGATTACTTAATATTCAAACTCGGTAGGCAAAGAAAATGTCAAGCAATTAATGATATTCACTCGTGAGGTGGtccttgactttttttttttgaaacaaggTGCATTGTCCGATCTTGTAGAGCCATCTTCTTCATAGAAGTCGAATATtccttctaattaatttgatctattactaacatatattatatatatcgatcCCAACCCTTGATTTTTTCCTCTCGTTTTTGTTTGCGTCTATATAAATTACTTTGAgcttttattctaaaattaaaattagagcCCCTCAAAATAATTAGAGTGCAAGAACGTTTCTCTCTCAAATTACGTGAAATCTCATGCATGCAGTACCATATAtccttaattttatattaaaaaaatactttagacataaagagattacacaaaaataaactcacaaatttatgtgtcttgatgtggtacgtcagattgtaaaattatttttattataaagtagatctaacggatgtTATGaaactataaataatagtgtgtaagtttatttttgtgtaatctatttATGTATGTAGCAGTTTTCTTAtactaaatacaaaatattacaaagatCAATCAATTCAATATGTTGGTGTAATCTTCGGGTTTGAGGCGCTCCTTTATACTCAGATGCGGTGGAAGATAGGAGAGTTTGGGAACATGAAAGAAATGGATTATTCAGTGTGAGAAGCTGTTATAGGTTCATTTATTCACATATGGGACTGCAGTGTGCTGAATCTTCTAATATGCATGCTCATCAAAAATTCTGGAAACACTTGTGGAAAATGAGAGTGCCgcataaaataaagatttttggTTGGCGGGCGTGTAAGGATGGGCTTCCTACTGCTGTGAACTTGGTGAAGAAACATGTCCTCTCAGATGATTTGTGTAGCTTCTGTTTTGTGGAGAAGGAAGATACAACCCATGCCGTGGTGAACTGTGCAGCTCTCCAAGGTGTGTGGCGTCTTTACCTCCCTGATTTATTTCTTGATAAGCAACTTACTTTATTTGAGTTGGCGCTACAAATGTGTGAGAGGAAAATGCATGAGAAGCtgcctattttatttgctttggcTTGGGGATTCTGGTTTAGAAGAAATAAGTGGGTACATGCTCAGGAATTGTTAAGTCCTGCTAAGGTGGCTGAAAGTGCACTTGTTTTGCTGAAAAGTTCTGATCAAGTTCAAGGCCAATCAAGAGTCCAAGCTTTGAAGCATTACAAATGGAAATTACCTCCAACAGGTTGGCTTAAATTAAATGTTGATGCTGCTGTTTTTTCAGAATGGGATAAGGCAGGTGTAGGTGCTGTTTTGAGGGATGAAAAGGGTGGTATTCTTATGGCGATGAGTAGAGCTGAATGTTTAATGGAAGGGTCCGAGGGCGCTGAGCTTCTGGCCATATTTAGAGGCCTGCAGCAGTGTGTCTCTATGGGTGTTTCTCAGTTACTGGTGGAGAGTGAcagtttattatgtattgaaGCCCTTAATGATGATAGCATGTCTAATTCTTTATTAGGTGTGTTATATTATGAGATTAAGAAGCTGGTACAGTGTTTTACAGCTTGTATGTTTTCTCATGTTTATAGGGAGGGCAATATGGTAGCCCATAAGTTGGCTAGGACTGCGTTTCAAGTTGATAGTATGGCTATTTGGTGGAATTGTATTCCGGACTGTATTTCTCAAGCCGTTTGGCTTGATAATTGTCTGTAATCACTTTGATTTCCTATGAATGAATGATATGAtctttctatcaaaaaaaaaaaatcatgatcaaTATTCTCCCTTGAGTTTTCATGTTTCTCTACGTTTCTTACAGATTGAGTTGTCGGCTAATTAGGACGTTTGTTTTGTGTATAGGACGTTGTGGAGACAAATTAAAATGCCTTTAGAGTGCTAGTACTACCATATATATCAAAACTTTAATAGCGGCAAAAGAATCATGAATATTCTGATACTAATAAAAGTTTTAAGCAACACGACTCCATTGGCCAAAATCCTAATTGCtatgaatataattaatattggaaaTCAATATGAGAaacaaaaatacacaaatcaTCAATGCGGCCTAATTGAAGTAAATCTATTAAACATGATCATAAGCTGCATGATCGACACCCGAATCTAGAAGAGCTGTTGCAGAACCCTCTGACGTATTTGACAAATAAGTAGAGCAACTGCTACATGAACACTGTGTCCGGTCTTTCTTTGACCCTGTGTGACCCAATGATGTATCGGAGAATATACATGACATATTCACCGGAGGTAGTGAATACATTGGCACCGGAAACTTTGAGGGAAGTTCGGGCAATGGAGCTTCGGAATTAAGAACATTTATCACTTGCTTTATTGAAGGTCGGATAATGGGATCGGGATGACAACACCATAGCCCAACTACCATCAAGCGTTCCATTTGCTGCTCATCGAATTCCATGCTTAATCCCTTGTCAACAGCTTCTAGGATTTGGCCTTTTCCATAGAGATTCCATACCCACTCTACCAGCCTTACCTTGCTCTGTTCTTCCCTTGGGTCCACTGGCTTTCTTCCACATGCAATCTCAAGGCAGACCACCCCAAAGCTATAGACATCAGATTCCTTACTTGCCCTGCCTGTGGTGACACACTCTGGGGCTAGGTAGCCCATAGTACCTGCCAAAACAGTTGTTTGTGACCCCAACTCATGGTCTACAAGCCTCGCAAGACCAAAATCACCAAGCTTTGCATTGAAATTTGCATCCAACATGATGTTGCTTGACTTGATATCTCTGTGAACTACACATTGTTCCCATTCTTCATGAAGGTACAACAAAGATGAAGCCAAACCAAGGGCTATCTTATCCCTTACTGGCCATGTTAGCATAATCTTTCCTCCAAAGAGATGAGTATCAAGGCTTCCATTAGGCATGTACTCGTACACGAGGAGGAACTCACCCTGTGCATGGCACCAACCAATAAGTTGAACCAAATTTCTGTGTCTTAAACGACTTATGATTTTCACTTCTGACATATACTCCTTTCTCCCTTGCTTTGATCCTTTCGAGACCCTCTTAACAGCAATTTCTGTACTGGATTCACTTAAGAATCCCTTATAAACGCCTCCGAATCCTCCCTCCCCAAGCTTCCCTCCTTCGGCAAAGTTGTTTGTTGCATGAGTGAGTTCACGATAATTGAACCTCCTTGGCCCAGTTCccttttcaaattcatcatccATAAAGACATCATCGTCCAAACCTTCATTTTCTCCATCACCCCTTTTTCTCCAATAGATGAACCAAAGTAGACCTAATCCACAACTCAATACACCAAAACCCACACCTAAACCAACCCCCAACCCCactttgttgtttttgttatcTTGATTTCCGACCTCcaaacttgaattgaatgacCAAGAACTTATTGTATGTAATTCTGTATAATCACCTGTAGCAGCGGAGAAACCAACTCTAACCAAATCAGGCAACTCGCTCAAATCAACTTTATGGGAAAGGCTGGAGTTGCCGCCAAAGACTGGATTCTCAGCATACGTTAGGAAAACACTAAGATTTTGGGTAGTTGAGTTATAACTTACCCATGCTTTTGCTCTTGATCCATTCCTGATGCTGCTTTTCCATGTGACATTCGCCACAGAGACAATGGAATTGACATTGATTCCTACATGATTATCGTTTGGATCCCAGCTGTCTTTGAAACTGTCAAACTCAACAGCCACAATTTTATTCAATGATGTGTTAGTACTAGAATTGGATCCAGCACTAAACAGTCCAAGAGACCCAACTCCGGAATTGTTAGGCATTACATATTCAAATGGTGCGATGAAGAAGGCAATCCCTTCACCATAATCTGACGCATTCAAATAATCGATGATAAAGGAGAAATGAGTAGTGAAATCGGCAACCTTCCCTGTTCTTGAATCCCGGAGGCGGACAGCATCACTATATGAGGCATGACCTACACTTCCATTGATGAGGCCATTGAGTTGATTCTTTGTGAGTTCAAGAACTCCATTACCAGACGGGAATGCATCACCCTCGAATTGTATGCTTTTCATATTTGGCTGGAAACTAGGGAAGTCGAAGGAAAATGACTTTGCATGGGGAAgcagaaataaaaagaagatgaagaattgATTCAAAAGGCGTCGATGGATGTTTCGAGGTTGAAGAAAGCATGAAACCATGTTGGAGAGCGCCTTTGTTGAAACGcatatagaaagaaagaaattcgtttatatatatatatgcttgcaaGATCTGGGATGCTAAGTCAACATGTTGAATTAGCATATATTGTTTTCTAGATTACAATTGCTCAGTCTATTAATGCGGCCTCTTATGTTTATAAGGAAGTGTTACGTTGCTCCTAATAAGCACGTGATCAAATACAAGTGTACGTGAATCATCTTGAATGAAAGTTTCAACCAAATGTGGCATCCTATACCTAGAAGACAAGCCAATACGTGTTCgaactatatttatttaattcatccgTGGTCTTTTCAGCATACGCGCGCTCGCTTTGGTCGTCTGCTTCTGTGTTTTGTTGTTCCACCTACGCCAACTCATCAGGAACCAAATTCTTATTATATTAGGTTTCTTGGACTGGTGCAAAtgcaagtatatataaatataaacccTAACGGGTTGGAGCAAGTCGCAAAGTTCTTGGATTTGAGGATATGCTTTTAAGTTTAAGATTCAAATctttttagatataaataatctttaaaGGTCATcgaattgaaagatttttttattaaattactcgaaatgtacttaaaaaaaatttcttatcaaaaatCTGTGCACTCTTAAAATTAATCAAGATATTGTTTCTGAACATCCGGtcagaagaaaagaaagtatatacaaatatatatcttGACACGATCAAGAAGAAAATGCAGACACGTATCTACGTACGAATTAGACTTTGTGGAATAAACATTAGACCAATCATCATCAGTATGTCATCGATCCAGTCCCTATTTGtgtcctttttgttttcttagctTATTATACCTTTTCATTAATggattcataaaatattatatattaaagtgaAATTGTCAACCGGCCATCATAACTCTTGATGATGGCCGCATGTATTTTGGCAGACCATATAAAAGATCCTAGCCACTGATCAGCTCTTTCTTCATGTAAAGATCCTATTCATGTTATTGACGATCAAAGGTTTATCGATCGTCAATAACATAGAAAACGAGATGGCTAATTAAGGAGATAGAAGATCAAATTTAGATATTCTGGCCACGGAtctaaatctaataaattttagaaagtgttacaaacataaaagtaaattcacaaattgacttatatgttgtatataatatttagataaGTTTTATGATAAAAGTAACAATCTGACATATCATATGAAGGTAcgttattttgtaaatttatttttatatattctttttgtgtctaaaatatttgacataaattttatttggcaGCTAATTGCTTGTTTGCATATTCTAGCATGCATCAAAGAAAAGGCTAGTCAACAggtttttaaagtattttatgaGTCTCCTTGCTTGCTTGGGTTATAAGCTTCTCTGTCACCttcatcatgcatatatatatatatatatatatatatatatatatatatatatatatatacacacacttgcGGTAAAGCTACGTGCAAGGCACGTTTGTCctatattactataaaataaatttttaaaaatataaacatgtaaTGTACAAGAAAAGAACTCAGGTAAATGAGAATAATATAGCTCATTCAAGTTGCAACCTACAGTTACATGGtgtactacatgtatttttaatggaaaatacTAGTATACCGCATGAGTTTGCCCCCTCATTTTGACTGctcatgtatttatatattttttttactatgatTGAGGAAGTAGCttttaatgtattgatgtattttttttctattttttaaaaatatttaaatataatgaaaagaaaaagaagaaaaaaaatataaatacaaatttgTGTTAGGTGGCACGCTGAACAGTCATTGTTGGGCAGTAGCCTAGCATGACTCATTTTTAATATGCCAAAGACATATTTTCATTGCAAAATCAACATGTTCATTGTTGTTTCATTCACATTTCTTCACTACCACAGTCTTCCAGTACTTGAATCAGATGAACAATTTTTCTATACTTTTATGTtgtgtaataaaataattccttctcctTTACATAGTGAAGCACTCATTTGCTTTCTTTGACTATTTGTGTATAAGATATACTAATTGAAAGTAATAGCATGTCTCACCGAGATCAAATTAATCAATACCTGTCATCCAATCAGAAtcttagatttttaaatttttatttctttgttaattaattaattatatcgtTGAAGGCCAGCCTTGTACTCAATATGCATGCCTTTAgattattagattaattaatacgagtatataatatttaaaactcgAGAGCTTTCAAGGTCATTGTTATAATTTTGCcaaacaaaagcaaaattttaaaataataataataataataatttgaaaaaaagttaaagggTCAGTGTCATCAAAATTACTAATAAGATGTTATAATTTGTTCATGTGAAGGTCCAGGCAAGATCCTTCACACAAATGTAATCAAGAGAAAATCCTGGTGAATGGTGACATTACTGCATGCAttggtgtgtgtatatatatatataattaaatatatttttttcaatttgattttatataatattttcttactttttattctatttagttttacccccacaaaaaaaagaatttactattatttattaataacaagtaGTTAGATCTTTTTCCAtatgagaaattgtaaaatatagctatacattattttttttagtgaatttgtagtgattttataattttttttttctcactttgtTTCTCTCCTCTGGCCTAATTCTTCCCCACGACCCGTTCTCCTCATGCATCGgccagcctcaccgccaccaccggcaAGTCTccctcacgccgacgaccaATCCAGCCACCACCGATGTCCCGCACACGcagccctccctctcccccgcggaaacccaaccaaaatgggtttctcccatttctctcaacatGCACCgacgtacgcggccacccagccTCACGACCACTATCGgcgactccccctcacgccggtgaccaacccagccaccaccgatGTCTCTCATGTGcagccctccctctcccccgCACGAACCCATTTCTCACGgcaactctcactctctctctcttcaaaccaaaaagaaacaaagaagaaagaaaacaaagatgcgaaaataaatctgaaacgAAGAAGAAACTATACGGGAAAAAagggaaacgaagaagaaatttGTTTCTGTTGTTGAGCCgtagaaaaaaaacaaacatgcggaaaagagaaaaataaaaacaagatgCAGAAGTGAAATTAGAAGAATATTGCATACCAACGGCGAGAAGAAGAATCCTCAAACAGCATGggagaatttttttcttcctccactTGAGTATGAAAGTTCTGTAGATGCTCGAAAACCACAAAACGTATCTGCACTTGATCCCTTTTATCAACAGGCCATATATTTTTGACTGTCACACTACAATACAATAATGCTAACCAGATGTTTAAGACTCAATAAAGAAGAAGTAAAATTGTGAccgaaaagaaagaaatatcaTCCAAAGGAACGAGAGACGAAAAAGAAGATATTGGACACTATTCACTATTTagaactgtttattactgttcacattatatatgcttttaagtattaggaagatatagcttttaagtattaggaagatatatcttcctataacttaaaagatGCTATCTTCctattattgttcatcaacagtaaagaggctttttttttttttttttgcatgtttgtttggtttttttgtttctttttaagttCGTCTGTTTGAATGCCAGTAtacgacgtaataccacaatccgCGTCCCTCTCTACATCATCACAACAAAACCATggaaaaatcacaacaaaatcaccacaaaatacaaaaatcatcaCACAAGTCATCACACAACTCACCAAATAAACACACAGATTTATACGCAAATTGCAAATCACAAATCATGGTCATCGGCTGGAGCTTGGGAAGGAGGGAGAgtcc belongs to Juglans regia cultivar Chandler chromosome 8, Walnut 2.0, whole genome shotgun sequence and includes:
- the LOC109003647 gene encoding L-type lectin-domain containing receptor kinase IX.1-like, yielding MKSIQFEGDAFPSGNGVLELTKNQLNGLINGSVGHASYSDAVRLRDSRTGKVADFTTHFSFIIDYLNASDYGEGIAFFIAPFEYVMPNNSGVGSLGLFSAGSNSSTNTSLNKIVAVEFDSFKDSWDPNDNHVGINVNSIVSVANVTWKSSIRNGSRAKAWVSYNSTTQNLSVFLTYAENPVFGGNSSLSHKVDLSELPDLVRVGFSAATGDYTELHTISSWSFNSSLEVGNQDNKNNKVGLGVGLGVGFGVLSCGLGLLWFIYWRKRGDGENEGLDDDVFMDDEFEKGTGPRRFNYRELTHATNNFAEGGKLGEGGFGGVYKGFLSESSTEIAVKRVSKGSKQGRKEYMSEVKIISRLRHRNLVQLIGWCHAQGEFLLVYEYMPNGSLDTHLFGGKIMLTWPVRDKIALGLASSLLYLHEEWEQCVVHRDIKSSNIMLDANFNAKLGDFGLARLVDHELGSQTTVLAGTMGYLAPECVTTGRASKESDVYSFGVVCLEIACGRKPVDPREEQSKVRLVEWVWNLYGKGQILEAVDKGLSMEFDEQQMERLMVVGLWCCHPDPIIRPSIKQVINVLNSEAPLPELPSKFPVPMYSLPPVNMSCIFSDTSLGHTGSKKDRTQCSCSSCSTYLSNTSEGSATALLDSGVDHAAYDHV